In Sporocytophaga myxococcoides DSM 11118, the following are encoded in one genomic region:
- a CDS encoding FAD-dependent monooxygenase, producing the protein MELLQDKKVLVSGASIAGLSTAYWMNKIGYKVTVVEIANAPRTNGAAIDFRGKAIDSISRMSVFEQLKSNRLNVEMIEFKNAVDVTVGSISLKSENNELPNDEIEIERDKFISILFDELKDDVEFIFNNSIIALTESKDDIKVTFKTGSQEAFDLVFGCDGIHSGVRKIWFGNESEYSHFLEAYFSITIVNKLLIKEKTMQMFNVPDKAITLNAYNNKTDIIFCFFSENEIPYDYRDVEQQRKIISRQFDDQSWRTQELLHEMMNAQNFYFDKFCQIKMSSWTKGRVALVGDAGYCASPAAGMGASLSICGATTLADALQKYSGNFELAFQDYNKKLRTFIEEVQATAETNIRENFIPRTEEAIRMRNEQKEF; encoded by the coding sequence ATGGAATTACTACAAGATAAAAAAGTACTCGTTTCTGGAGCAAGCATCGCCGGACTTTCAACTGCCTATTGGATGAATAAAATAGGCTACAAAGTAACTGTTGTTGAAATTGCAAATGCTCCTCGAACTAATGGTGCCGCTATTGATTTTCGTGGGAAAGCTATAGATAGCATTAGCCGCATGAGTGTTTTTGAGCAATTAAAATCAAACAGACTCAATGTGGAAATGATTGAATTTAAAAATGCAGTTGATGTCACGGTAGGCTCAATATCGCTCAAATCTGAGAATAATGAATTACCCAATGATGAAATCGAAATTGAACGAGATAAATTTATAAGTATTCTTTTTGATGAGTTAAAGGATGATGTTGAATTTATCTTCAACAATAGTATCATAGCATTAACCGAATCAAAAGATGATATAAAAGTAACTTTTAAAACTGGTTCACAAGAAGCGTTTGACCTTGTCTTTGGCTGCGATGGTATACATTCGGGTGTAAGAAAAATCTGGTTCGGAAACGAAAGTGAATACTCTCATTTTCTTGAAGCATATTTTTCTATTACAATCGTAAACAAGTTGTTGATAAAGGAAAAAACAATGCAAATGTTTAATGTTCCTGATAAGGCCATTACTCTCAATGCCTACAACAATAAGACTGATATAATTTTTTGTTTCTTCTCGGAAAACGAAATTCCCTATGACTATCGTGATGTCGAACAACAAAGAAAAATCATTTCAAGACAGTTTGACGATCAAAGCTGGAGAACCCAGGAGCTGCTGCACGAAATGATGAATGCACAAAATTTTTATTTCGATAAATTCTGTCAAATAAAAATGTCTTCGTGGACAAAAGGGAGGGTGGCACTGGTGGGAGATGCTGGTTACTGTGCATCACCAGCTGCGGGAATGGGGGCGTCTTTATCAATATGTGGTGCAACCACATTAGCAGACGCTTTGCAAAAATACAGTGGAAATTTTGAGTTGGCTTTTCAAGATTACAACAAAAAACTAAGAACGTTTATTGAGGAGGTTCAAGCTACAGCCGAAACAAACATAAGAGAGAATTTTATTCCAAGAACTGAGGAAGCTATTCGCATGAGAAACGAACAGAAAGAATTCTAG
- a CDS encoding helix-turn-helix domain-containing protein, with amino-acid sequence MQHQEFEAPKELRDAIQGFWYNSIDFEKLPSGLEVLPDGYAEIIFHFGSDCSISYHGTLLPLPSPFLIGLLDKPVHFYGKGHLQIIGIKCFPWTVFDLLGLPACKESVRTFEHPVAQLHSTLEQLIYEGKISEALAEVKQYFLNVHSQINPDLMLVKAGQAMREATGTIPVGQIAATAHSTVRTLERNFKKSSGHTVKDVSALIRFEQVRNQLLLYPDTNIAGLAYELGYTDQSHLSKEFKRFSGTTPAAFARKAKKN; translated from the coding sequence ATGCAGCATCAGGAATTTGAAGCACCTAAAGAGCTAAGAGATGCCATACAAGGCTTTTGGTACAACAGCATAGACTTCGAAAAATTACCCTCGGGGTTAGAGGTATTACCTGATGGCTATGCTGAAATTATATTTCATTTCGGAAGCGACTGCAGTATTTCTTATCATGGAACATTATTACCATTGCCATCACCTTTTCTTATAGGATTGTTGGACAAGCCAGTTCATTTTTACGGCAAAGGTCATTTACAAATTATTGGAATCAAGTGCTTTCCCTGGACTGTGTTCGATTTGCTGGGATTGCCAGCATGTAAAGAAAGTGTACGAACGTTTGAACATCCTGTTGCACAACTTCATTCGACCTTGGAACAACTGATTTATGAGGGTAAAATATCAGAGGCTCTGGCAGAAGTAAAACAGTATTTCCTTAATGTTCACTCACAAATAAATCCTGACCTCATGCTAGTCAAAGCGGGACAGGCAATGAGAGAAGCAACCGGCACCATACCTGTAGGTCAAATCGCCGCTACTGCTCATTCAACAGTCAGAACGCTGGAAAGGAACTTTAAGAAATCTTCTGGTCATACTGTTAAAGACGTGTCCGCTCTGATACGATTTGAGCAGGTTCGAAATCAATTATTGCTCTATCCTGATACCAACATTGCAGGTTTAGCTTATGAACTGGGCTATACCGATCAATCCCATCTTAGCAAAGAATTCAAGCGCTTCAGTGGCACTACACCAGCAGCATTTGCGCGAAAAGCAAAAAAAAACTAA